In one window of Leptospira sp. GIMC2001 DNA:
- a CDS encoding type II toxin-antitoxin system HipA family toxin produces MGQSPFNTNINEKGIDTLISVGTSAGGAKAKAIIAINDDTKQVLSGQTNVPEGFEHWIIKFDEFENEEHATSKQIGRIEYAYNEMAYEAGINVMEFRLLQDGEKAHFMTKRFDRIDGNEKVHVLTFAGMTHLDRDPPGNFGYERIFQTIRDLKLSQVDLNEMYKRMVFNICTRNQDDHTKNHAFLMFGNGEWQLTPAYDLCFSYKPGNKFIEQHQMSCNGKRGNFTLDDLLQAAKAADIKKPKEIIKEVEEAILKWSEIAAKIGLQEIQINHIKNLHKLFLN; encoded by the coding sequence TTGGGACAATCTCCTTTTAATACAAATATCAATGAGAAAGGAATAGATACATTAATATCTGTAGGTACTAGTGCTGGAGGAGCGAAAGCAAAAGCTATTATAGCAATTAATGATGACACTAAACAAGTTTTATCAGGTCAGACAAATGTTCCTGAAGGTTTTGAGCATTGGATAATAAAATTTGATGAATTTGAGAATGAAGAGCATGCCACATCAAAACAAATAGGTAGAATTGAATATGCTTACAACGAAATGGCATATGAAGCAGGCATTAACGTAATGGAATTTCGGTTGTTACAAGATGGTGAAAAAGCACATTTTATGACAAAACGTTTTGATCGAATTGATGGGAATGAAAAAGTTCATGTTTTAACTTTTGCTGGAATGACGCATTTAGATAGAGATCCCCCAGGAAATTTTGGCTATGAAAGAATCTTTCAAACAATTCGGGATTTAAAACTTTCTCAAGTAGATTTAAATGAAATGTATAAGCGTATGGTTTTTAATATATGTACTAGGAACCAAGATGATCATACAAAAAATCATGCATTTTTAATGTTTGGAAATGGTGAATGGCAATTAACTCCAGCATATGATTTGTGCTTCAGTTATAAACCGGGGAATAAATTCATCGAACAACATCAAATGTCTTGTAACGGAAAAAGGGGAAATTTTACACTAGATGACTTACTACAAGCCGCAAAAGCTGCTGATATCAAAAAACCAAAAGAAATAATCAAAGAGGTTGAGGAAGCTATTCTAAAATGGTCAGAAATTGCGGCTAAAATTGGCTTACAAGAAATTCAAATTAATCATATTAAAAATCTTCATAAGTTATTTCTAAATTGA